AAAAAAGCAATCTTAGAAGCATTTAAAAATGGAAATAATACTGAGCAATCTGAATTTGGATGGCCAGGGTTTGTTGATAAACACAATATCCCAGCAAGAAAATTTTCAACTGCGGATGGCGTGAGAATGGTCCCAGGAGGATCAAGCGTTAGAACAGGAGCTTACGTTTCTAAAGGCGTTATCATCATGCCTCCAGCATATATTAATATTGGTGCTTATGTTGATGAAGGAACAATGGTCGACTCTCACGCACTTGTTGGAAGTTGTGCTCAAATTGGTAAAAATGTTCACTTATCAGCAGGAGTACAAATCGGTGGAGTACTAGAGCCTGTTGGACTAGCGCCAGTAATCATCGAAGACAACTGCTTTATTGGGGCAGGAAGTGTTATCGTTGAAGGTATTCAGGTTCTTAAAGAAGCTGTTATCGCTCCAGGAGTTATTCTTTCT
The nucleotide sequence above comes from Bacteriovorax sp. Seq25_V. Encoded proteins:
- a CDS encoding 2,3,4,5-tetrahydropyridine-2,6-dicarboxylate N-succinyltransferase; the protein is MEWMEVLKKLETGELRSANKIDGIWQANVEVKKAILEAFKNGNNTEQSEFGWPGFVDKHNIPARKFSTADGVRMVPGGSSVRTGAYVSKGVIIMPPAYINIGAYVDEGTMVDSHALVGSCAQIGKNVHLSAGVQIGGVLEPVGLAPVIIEDNCFIGAGSVIVEGIQVLKEAVIAPGVILSKGVPVYDCVHGRLLEKGEPIPERAVVVPGNRPVSDKLPWAKEMGLTMNCAMIVKYRDEKSDTSLELEAFLR